One Oryza sativa Japonica Group chromosome 8, ASM3414082v1 DNA window includes the following coding sequences:
- the LOC136351508 gene encoding uncharacterized protein: protein MRGRLTIAPQMAGSVSRRGLDMTGFVLELRGMCVVLGYPHGVDYQGMPLPEQEGDDAEPHAAWEVTAVILTGSPERTSLAVTAGGDSFPAACQNAALLAIGTLHQRYPDELQHSPYRYHPRRGGARDFATFRDASSEDDATIMHLARMVEAYDAARIDFHQMVRRGMVENNMKILELRQENLQLKKDLDAVEAQLHQLKIAQGEVCRPKRRRVCRSQKITARKSTSRPELVRQSLAWTCFVETPRAEPAPVVPQEGEASGVGSTEDALLLTFRPGLSQR from the exons ATGAGAGGGAGATTGACCATAGCGCCACAG atggccggcagcgtcagccGTCGTGGCCTGGACATGACtggtttcgtcttggagctgcggggcatgtgcgttgtcctggggtatccacatggagtggactaccagggcatgccgcttccggagcaggagggtgacgatgcagagccccacgctgcttgggaggttactgcagtgatcctcactggctctcccgagcggacttcgttggcagtcaccgcaggtggagattctttccccgccgcttgccagaacgccgctctcctcgccatcggcactcttcaccagcgctacccggacgagttgcagcactcgccctaccgctaccaccctcgccgcggaggagcccgcgacttcgccaccttccgggatgctagctcggaggatgacgctaccatcatgcacctggcgcgcatggtggaggcgtacgacgcggctcgtatcgacttccatcagatggtgcgccgtgggatggtcgagaacaacatgaagatcctggagctgcgtcaggagaatctgcagctgaagaaggacctagacgcagtggaggcgcagctgcatcagctcaagatcgcccagggagaggtctgtcgccccaagcgccgccgcgtctgccgcagccagaagatcaccgcccgcaagagcacctccaggcccgagcttgttcgtcagtccctggcgtggacctgcttcgtggagacccctcgtgccgagcccgcgcccgtggttccccaggagggggaagcctccggcgttggtagcacggaggatgcgctgttgctcaccttccgtcctggcctgtcgcagcggtag
- the LOC4345252 gene encoding cyclase-like protein 3, translating into MMAHLAPLFLLLLLLLLPLHAAATPSAHPAYPNEPPSCAAAVPVPERREAHGGGRILDITHYYREDMPSWESDGGVGQFLWLPASMRNGSRANNSEMRLPTHTGTHVDAPGHVFQHYFDAGFDVDSLDLEVLNGLALLVDVPRDDNITAKMMESLHIPKGIQRVLFRTLNTDRQLMWKKEFDTSYVGFMEDGAQWLVDNTDIKLVGIDYLSVAAFDDLIPSHLVLLKNRDIILVEGLKLENIMPGIYSLHCLPLRLRGAEGSPIRCILIK; encoded by the exons ATGATGGCTCATCTGGCGccgctcttcctcctcctcctcctcctcctcctcccgctccacgccgccgccacgccgtccgCCCACCCGGCCTACCCCAACGAGCCGCCGtcctgcgcggcggcggtgccggtgccggagcggcgggaggcgcaTGGCGGGGGGCGCATCCTGGACATAACCCACTACTACCGGGAGGACATGCCGTCGTGGGAGTCGGACGGCGGGGTCGGCCAATTCCTGTGGCTCCCCGCCTCCATGCGCAACGGTTCCCGCGCCAACAACTCCGAGATGCGCCTGCCCACCCACACCGGCACCCACGTAGACGCCCCGGGCCACGTCTTCCAGCACTACTTCGACGCCGGCTTCGACGTCGACTCCCTCGACCTCGAAGTGCTCAATG GTCTGGCATTGTTAGTTGATGTTCCAAGAGATGATAATATTACAG CTAAAATGATGGAATCATTACATATTCCTAAAGGAATTCAACGAGTGCTATTTAGAACACTAAATACTGACAG GCAACTAATGTGGAAGAAAGAATTTGACACTAGTTATGTGGGTTTTATGGAGGATGGCGCACAATGGTTGGTAGACAACACAGATATTAAACTTGTCG GAATAGACTATTTGTCTGTTGCAGCTTTTGATGACTTGATCCCGTCACATTTAGTTCTTCTCAAAAACAGG GATATCATTCTTGTCGAGGGCCTCAAACTGGAAAATATCATGCCTGGGATATACTCCTTGCACTGCCTGCCACTTCGGCTGCGGGGTGCTGAAGGTTCACCAATCAGATGCATCCTTATAAAGTGA
- the LOC9271247 gene encoding tyrosine--tRNA ligase 1, cytoplasmic — protein sequence MDPSAPSGSSADASASSSSSAVEDLAPGMAAMSLQDRFELLRGIGEECIQEDELMNLLQKKPVPICYDGFEPSGRMHIAQGIVKTINVNKMVRAGCKVKIWIADWFAQLNNKMGGDLKKIQTVGRYMIEIWRAAGMNLDGVEFLWSSEEINNRANEYWPLVMDIACKNNVKRIMRCCQIMGRNDSDELTAAQIFYPCMQCADIFFLKADICQLGMDQRKVNVLAREYCTDIKRKNKPIILSHHMLPGFKEGQEKMSKSDPSSAIFMEDDEAQVNLKIKQAFCPPNVVDGNPCLEYIKYIVFPWFEMFEVVRKEANGGNKTFTNMDELIDDYKTGALHPADVKPALAKAINQILQPIRDHFNNNSEAKILLNTVKKYRVTN from the exons atggACCCTTCGGCGCCGTCCGGTAGCTCCGCCGACGCCTCGgcgtcctcctcttcttccgCCGTAGAGGACCTCGCCCCGGGCATGGCGGCCATGAGCCTCCAAGACCGGTTCGAGTTGCTGCGGGGCATCGGCGAGGAGTGTATCCAGGAGGACGAGCTCATGAATCTGCTGCAGAAAAAGCCCGTCCCCATCTGCTACGACGGATTTGAGCCCTCCGGCCGCATGCACATTGCCCAG GGCATTGTGAAGACAATCAATGTTAACAAGATGGTCAGGGCTGGATGCAAAGTAAAAATTTGGATAGCAGACTGGTTTGCTCAGCTCAACAATAAGATGGGGGGtgatctaaaaaaaatccagacTGTTGGACGGTACATGATTGAGATTTGGAGAGCAGCTGGTATGAATCTTGATGGTGTGGAATTCTTGTGGTCCTCAGAAGAAATCAATAATCGTGCAAATGAATATTGGCCACTTGTAATGGACATTGCCTGTAAAAATAATGTCAAAAGAATAATGAG ATGTTGTCAGATTATGGGTCGAAATGATTCGGATGAGTTGACAGCTGCCCAAATATTCTATCCTTGTATGCAGTGTGCtgatatatttttcttgaaG GCAGACATTTGCCAGTTGGGCATGGACCAAAGGAAGGTCAATGTGCTAGCCAGGGAGTACTGTACCGACatcaaaaggaaaaacaaaccGATTATTTTGTCACATC ACATGCTCCCTGGTTTTAAGGAGGGCCAGGAAAAGATGTCAAAGAGTGATCCATCCTCAGCCATTTTTATGGAAGATGACGAG GCTCAGGTAAATTTGAAGATAAAACAAGCATTTTGCCCTCCCAACGTGGTTGATGGGAACCCATGCTTGGAGTACATCAAGTATATTGTTTTCCCTTGGTTTGAAATGTTTGAGGTGGTTCGGAAGGAAGCAAATGGCGGTAACAA GACATTTACAAACATGGATGAACTCATCGATGATTATAAGACTGGTGCTTTGCATCCTGCTGATGTTAAGCCAGCTCTAGCAAAAGCAATAAACCAAATATTGCAG CCTATTCGTGACCACTTCAATAACAACAGTGAAGCAAAGATTCTGCTTAACACTGTTaag